The Brachyspira hyodysenteriae ATCC 27164 genome includes a window with the following:
- a CDS encoding AAA family ATPase, with protein MQKITIKNLHVVKDFEMEINKFNLIIGEQSSGKSTISKAIFFFKEINTHIKFYIFAYKNNIQSTMKEIYNYIIKDVFITIFGKLENIDDNLYLKYIYKSNNYIEITKKNNNLDINYSENIITFFNKLEIDIKKLFEEYLNFNSPIRFEDIFERGIGREIDYFFENESMTYYIPASRSSIALLNNQRTRLDYDTIDFIFYPFITLVEKIEFLFKDGVQNFIKNINDDYKKTILNKMNKKIEKYIGGEYFYDDKFGYIKLENNKKIPVDKISSGQQEILWLLNVLLGITWLNKKNQFVIIEEPEAHLYPKMQKEIIDFIVNFMNMTNSSILITTHSPYILTSTNNLLYAGKLKENYKNNKEKIEKINNIVGEYGAINPSEINAFKLYLNDFRYTNLINEENEINCEEIDDVSNTINETYTKLFDMELNNEQ; from the coding sequence ATGCAGAAAATAACTATTAAAAATTTACATGTTGTGAAAGATTTTGAAATGGAAATTAACAAATTCAATTTGATTATAGGAGAACAATCTTCAGGTAAAAGCACAATAAGTAAAGCCATATTTTTCTTCAAAGAAATAAATACTCATATTAAATTTTACATATTCGCTTATAAAAATAATATACAATCTACTATGAAAGAAATATATAATTATATAATAAAAGATGTTTTTATAACTATCTTTGGAAAATTAGAGAATATAGATGATAATTTATATTTGAAATATATATACAAATCTAATAATTATATAGAAATAACAAAAAAAAATAATAATTTAGATATTAATTACAGTGAAAATATAATAACATTTTTTAATAAATTAGAAATTGATATAAAAAAACTTTTTGAAGAATATTTAAATTTTAATAGTCCGATAAGATTTGAAGATATTTTTGAAAGAGGAATAGGTAGAGAAATAGACTATTTTTTTGAAAATGAGTCAATGACCTATTACATACCTGCTTCAAGAAGTTCTATAGCATTATTAAACAACCAAAGAACCAGACTTGATTATGATACAATAGATTTTATATTTTATCCTTTTATTACACTCGTTGAAAAAATTGAGTTTTTATTTAAAGATGGAGTTCAAAATTTTATAAAGAATATCAATGATGATTATAAAAAAACAATTCTCAATAAAATGAATAAAAAAATAGAAAAATATATTGGCGGAGAATATTTTTACGATGATAAATTTGGGTATATAAAATTAGAAAATAATAAAAAAATACCTGTAGATAAAATATCATCTGGACAGCAAGAAATATTATGGCTTTTAAATGTTTTGCTAGGTATAACATGGCTAAATAAAAAAAATCAATTTGTTATAATAGAAGAACCTGAAGCTCATTTATATCCAAAAATGCAAAAAGAAATTATAGACTTCATTGTTAATTTTATGAATATGACTAATAGCAGTATTTTAATAACAACTCATAGTCCTTATATATTAACAAGTACAAATAATTTGCTTTATGCTGGAAAATTAAAAGAAAACTATAAAAACAATAAAGAGAAAATAGAAAAAATTAATAATATTGTAGGTGAATATGGTGCTATCAATCCTAGTGAAATAAATGCTTTTAAATTATACTTAAATGATTTTAGATATACAAATCTTATTAATGAGGAAAATGAAATTAACTGTGAAGAAATAGACGATGTATCTAATACTATTAATGAAACATATACAAAACTGTTTGATATGGAATTAAATAATGAACAATAA
- a CDS encoding AAA family ATPase, with protein MYNVGMYGGSFNPLHLGHVRCIIEAANQCKKLYIVLAIGNNRNEIDKKIRYRWLYQLTKHIGNVKIIFIEDNAKTKEEYTEDLWEEDSIKIKNAIGEKIDAVFCGDDYKDKDSFYTRYYKESELIFIERNEISSSKIRENVYKYWDYLPNIVKPYYTKKVLLLGSESTGKSTLTINLANYYNTNYIEEAGRELSEKSGTDLLMLSEDFTEILLTHKLNEIKAIERSNKILFIDTDAIITNFYMHFLEDENIIDNERLAKAIININKYDAILFLEPDVDFVQDGDRSEVIKNDRIKYSNKIKDILHNLNIKYHSINGDYQSRFKKAVSIIDKLLENK; from the coding sequence ATGTATAATGTAGGAATGTACGGAGGTTCTTTTAATCCTCTTCATCTTGGGCATGTAAGATGCATAATAGAAGCAGCCAATCAATGCAAAAAACTTTATATTGTCTTAGCTATAGGTAATAATAGAAATGAAATTGATAAAAAAATAAGATACCGATGGCTTTATCAATTAACAAAGCATATTGGAAATGTAAAAATTATATTTATAGAAGATAATGCGAAAACAAAAGAAGAATATACAGAAGATTTATGGGAAGAAGATTCTATAAAAATAAAAAATGCTATAGGCGAGAAAATCGATGCAGTATTTTGCGGAGATGATTATAAAGATAAAGATTCTTTTTACACAAGATATTATAAAGAATCAGAATTAATATTTATAGAAAGAAATGAAATAAGCTCTTCAAAAATAAGAGAAAATGTTTATAAATATTGGGATTATCTGCCTAATATAGTAAAGCCTTATTATACAAAAAAAGTTTTATTATTAGGAAGCGAAAGCACAGGAAAATCTACTCTCACAATTAATTTAGCAAATTATTATAATACAAACTATATAGAAGAAGCAGGCAGAGAATTATCCGAAAAGTCTGGAACTGATTTGCTTATGCTTTCAGAAGATTTTACAGAAATACTTCTTACCCATAAATTAAATGAAATAAAAGCAATAGAAAGAAGCAACAAGATATTATTTATTGATACTGATGCTATAATTACAAACTTTTATATGCATTTCTTAGAAGATGAAAATATTATAGATAATGAAAGATTAGCAAAGGCTATTATAAATATAAACAAATATGATGCCATACTATTTTTAGAGCCTGATGTTGATTTTGTTCAGGACGGTGACAGAAGCGAAGTTATAAAAAATGATAGAATAAAATACAGTAACAAAATAAAAGATATACTTCATAATCTAAATATCAAATATCATTCCATAAATGGAGATTATCAGTCAAGATTCAAAAAGGCTGTTTCTATAATAGATAAATTATTAGAAAACAAATAA
- a CDS encoding chorismate mutase — MLNDELQELRKDIDRIDKQIVNLIDERMKVSLKVGETKKKYNAPIFDPKREKEVIAKKIELLENKELSGLITTIYNDIMYTSKQLQKHLIDEYNIKEDKKDDNDNIKYDEKIVYQGREGGNGHEAALKFFGENAKLVKKEHFDDVLESIRSRECYYGVLPLENSSTGMVNEVLDILADYNCKIVGEVYLPIEYGLMLKKGTSIKDIKKVISHHQALKQCSNFIKENNFEEITASNTAEAAFIVSNGNDKELASISNKHACKIYDLEMLEENIENIKGNTTRFIIVANYDNALKSGNKMTIRFLLPHENGSLADSLNKLKSFNLTSIVSRPHVERKWQYYFYIDMTGDFEKSKEEFEEFKNSVENLIVLGVYNE; from the coding sequence ATGCTTAATGATGAATTACAGGAATTAAGAAAAGATATTGATAGAATAGATAAGCAGATAGTAAATTTGATAGATGAAAGAATGAAAGTAAGTTTGAAAGTAGGGGAGACAAAAAAGAAATATAATGCTCCTATATTCGATCCAAAAAGGGAAAAAGAAGTTATAGCAAAAAAAATAGAATTGCTTGAAAATAAAGAATTATCAGGATTAATTACTACTATTTATAATGATATAATGTATACATCAAAACAGCTTCAGAAACATTTGATTGATGAATATAATATTAAAGAAGATAAAAAAGATGATAATGATAATATAAAATATGATGAAAAGATAGTGTATCAGGGCAGAGAGGGCGGAAACGGACATGAAGCTGCTTTAAAATTCTTCGGTGAGAATGCTAAACTTGTAAAGAAAGAACATTTTGATGATGTGCTTGAGAGTATAAGAAGCAGAGAATGTTATTACGGAGTTTTGCCTTTGGAAAATTCTTCTACAGGAATGGTTAATGAAGTTTTGGATATACTTGCAGATTATAACTGTAAAATAGTAGGAGAGGTTTATCTTCCTATAGAATACGGACTTATGTTAAAAAAAGGTACTAGTATAAAAGATATTAAAAAAGTTATATCTCATCATCAGGCTTTGAAGCAATGTTCTAATTTTATAAAAGAAAATAATTTTGAAGAGATAACAGCATCAAATACAGCAGAAGCAGCATTCATAGTTTCTAATGGAAATGATAAAGAATTAGCTTCAATTTCTAATAAGCATGCTTGTAAAATTTATGATTTGGAGATGCTTGAAGAAAATATTGAGAATATTAAAGGAAATACAACTCGTTTTATTATAGTTGCTAATTATGACAATGCTTTAAAAAGCGGTAATAAGATGACTATAAGATTTTTGCTTCCTCATGAAAATGGAAGTTTGGCAGATTCTTTGAATAAATTAAAAAGTTTTAATTTAACTTCTATAGTAAGCCGTCCGCATGTTGAGAGAAAATGGCAGTATTATTTTTATATTGATATGACAGGTGATTTTGAAAAAAGT
- a CDS encoding vWA domain-containing protein, translating into MTFVSPKFLFLLLTLPIIIFLYIQTRKNHSYSVKHPRVSMSKVLKSRYYVKDIPFMLIIFALAFSIIGLSRPAKVSHLSDINGEGVYISLVVDVSPSMMAEDMIPTRLEASKKTMIDFIKKRNFDKISLVSFALRASVLSPATFDYTSLEEEIKKIEIDEEGSTSIGLGIATAVDMLRSVKEDNEKIIILLTDGENNSGEIDPKLASEIASNFNIKIYTIGIGDANGSHAWVTYDDPNYGKRRIRADFTLNEESLIDIAATTGGKYFNAKNASALDNVYNTIDRLEKKPILDDDLIQYDELYKPFIIVAFLCLCLSIILSTTRFLIIP; encoded by the coding sequence ATGACTTTTGTATCGCCAAAATTTTTATTCTTGCTGTTAACTTTACCTATTATAATATTTTTATATATACAAACAAGAAAAAATCATTCTTATTCTGTAAAGCACCCAAGGGTAAGTATGTCTAAAGTATTGAAATCAAGATACTATGTTAAAGATATACCATTTATGCTTATTATCTTTGCTCTTGCTTTTTCTATAATAGGCTTATCGCGTCCTGCAAAAGTTTCACATTTATCAGATATTAATGGAGAAGGTGTTTATATTTCTCTTGTTGTTGATGTTTCTCCTTCTATGATGGCTGAAGACATGATACCTACAAGACTTGAAGCTTCAAAAAAAACTATGATTGACTTTATCAAAAAAAGAAATTTTGATAAAATAAGTTTAGTATCATTTGCATTAAGGGCTTCTGTACTATCTCCTGCCACTTTTGACTATACTTCATTAGAAGAAGAAATAAAAAAAATAGAAATAGATGAAGAAGGCTCTACATCAATAGGACTTGGAATTGCAACAGCTGTTGATATGCTTAGAAGTGTAAAAGAGGATAATGAAAAAATCATAATACTTCTCACAGACGGAGAAAATAATTCAGGAGAAATAGATCCTAAATTAGCTTCCGAAATAGCATCAAATTTCAATATAAAAATATATACAATAGGTATAGGCGATGCTAATGGAAGTCATGCTTGGGTTACTTATGATGATCCCAACTATGGTAAGAGAAGAATAAGAGCAGATTTTACCTTAAATGAAGAATCTTTAATTGATATAGCAGCAACTACAGGCGGTAAATATTTTAATGCCAAAAACGCATCTGCTTTGGATAATGTTTATAATACAATAGACAGATTAGAAAAAAAGCCTATACTAGATGATGATCTTATACAATATGATGAATTATACAAGCCGTTTATTATAGTAGCTTTTCTTTGTTTATGTCTGAGTATTATACTTTCTACAACAAGGTTTTTAATAATACCATAG
- a CDS encoding ankyrin repeat domain-containing protein, translating to MKKIIALLFIIFNTSLVFAQNDELMESIKNNDIDKVKVLLRDGINLDLYNINYGMSPLMYAAQLGNEEIVQELLDFGAKDFDFAFYVACAEGYWNIAEDIMKSGASNYNIALSYAAIGGKLDIVEKLIDLGAKDLNPALVSACEGNHLEVVKYLIEKGANVNTRAYIEVYRNYKGAERKSPLTASTNIDIIKELVNAGATNLNEAILYNAETISTNFDGSYSTDILNEYINLGADINSVSTNDGKTLLMYLIEKRQLDFELIKKVIELGADVNARDRNGNTVLIRAVMYEYEAPIEDNNLNKKVYRTIGTPINVIEELLKAGANPTDRNSYGNTAYRLAARKKRDDIIKLFDEYLKR from the coding sequence ATGAAAAAAATAATTGCATTATTATTTATAATATTTAATACATCTTTAGTATTTGCACAGAATGATGAATTAATGGAATCTATAAAAAATAATGATATAGATAAAGTTAAAGTATTATTAAGAGACGGCATTAACTTAGATTTATACAATATTAATTATGGTATGAGTCCTTTAATGTATGCGGCTCAGCTTGGCAATGAAGAAATAGTTCAGGAATTATTAGATTTCGGTGCTAAAGATTTTGATTTTGCTTTTTATGTAGCATGTGCTGAAGGTTATTGGAATATAGCAGAAGATATAATGAAGTCCGGAGCTAGTAATTATAATATTGCATTATCTTATGCTGCTATAGGCGGAAAATTAGATATAGTAGAGAAACTTATTGATTTAGGTGCTAAAGATCTTAATCCTGCATTAGTATCTGCATGCGAGGGCAATCATTTAGAGGTTGTAAAATATTTAATAGAGAAAGGTGCTAATGTTAATACTAGAGCATATATAGAAGTATATAGAAATTATAAAGGTGCTGAAAGAAAATCACCATTAACAGCATCAACTAATATTGATATAATAAAAGAATTAGTAAATGCAGGCGCAACAAACTTAAATGAAGCTATACTATATAATGCTGAAACTATATCTACAAATTTTGACGGTTCATATTCTACAGATATATTAAATGAGTATATCAATTTAGGTGCTGATATAAATTCTGTAAGTACAAATGACGGAAAAACACTTCTTATGTATTTGATAGAAAAAAGGCAATTAGATTTTGAATTAATAAAAAAAGTTATAGAGCTTGGTGCTGATGTTAATGCCCGCGACAGAAATGGAAATACTGTTTTAATAAGGGCTGTAATGTATGAATATGAAGCTCCTATTGAAGATAATAATTTAAATAAAAAAGTATACAGAACTATTGGTACTCCTATAAATGTAATAGAAGAACTTTTGAAAGCAGGGGCAAATCCTACAGACAGAAACAGTTATGGAAATACCGCATACAGATTGGCTGCAAGAAAGAAAAGAGATGATATAATAAAACTTTTTGATGAGTATTTAAAAAGATAA
- the recF gene encoding DNA replication/repair protein RecF (All proteins in this family for which functions are known are DNA-binding proteins that assist the filamentation of RecA onto DNA for the initiation of recombination or recombinational repair.), with translation MILKELTLRSFRNYNENIFEFSDKINVLYGHNGCGKTNILEAIYMLGNGVSFRTRLDRELVKNGNDNYFLRGVFREDELNYDTNIEIAYQKKIKKVFIDKKEVSSRKDLIGRILYVIFLPNDTDLVIAEPKLRRDYFNMLISTISSEYLIALIKYNKLLKMRNICLNTKPNEAYIYNSDIAKLSLYIANENKKYSAFLEEKMNEIYKNIFNDENPYAIKYQSTIEDILNENEYIKKLETTLQEQIRMHTTYFGIHRAEYQFFYKNSLSKKFSSQGEKRMFTLIMKLASEKILSEYRKKSPILLIDDAMLELDNTRRDNILEYIKTLGQVFITVTEKEKVKNFENGKVFDIPNIRV, from the coding sequence ATGATACTTAAAGAACTTACATTACGTTCTTTTAGAAATTATAATGAAAATATATTTGAATTCTCTGATAAAATAAATGTTCTCTACGGACATAACGGATGCGGTAAAACTAATATACTAGAAGCAATATATATGCTTGGAAACGGCGTATCATTTAGAACTAGACTAGACAGAGAGCTTGTAAAAAATGGAAATGATAATTATTTTTTGAGAGGTGTTTTCAGGGAAGATGAACTTAATTATGATACTAATATAGAAATAGCCTATCAAAAAAAAATAAAAAAAGTATTCATTGATAAAAAAGAAGTATCTTCAAGAAAAGATTTAATAGGAAGAATACTTTATGTTATATTTCTTCCTAATGATACTGATTTGGTTATAGCAGAGCCTAAATTAAGACGCGATTATTTTAACATGCTAATATCAACAATATCATCAGAATATTTGATTGCATTGATAAAATACAATAAGCTTCTTAAAATGAGAAATATTTGTCTTAATACAAAACCTAATGAAGCATATATTTATAATAGCGACATAGCAAAACTTTCTCTTTATATAGCTAATGAAAATAAAAAATATTCTGCTTTTTTAGAAGAAAAGATGAATGAAATTTATAAAAATATTTTTAATGATGAAAACCCTTATGCTATAAAATATCAGTCCACTATAGAAGATATTTTAAATGAAAATGAATACATTAAAAAACTTGAAACTACATTGCAGGAACAAATCAGAATGCATACAACATATTTCGGAATACATAGAGCGGAATATCAATTCTTTTATAAAAATTCATTGTCGAAAAAATTCTCATCTCAAGGCGAAAAGAGAATGTTTACGCTTATAATGAAATTGGCAAGCGAAAAAATATTATCAGAATACAGAAAAAAGTCCCCTATTCTATTAATTGACGATGCTATGCTTGAACTTGATAATACAAGAAGAGATAATATACTTGAATACATAAAAACATTAGGACAAGTTTTTATTACTGTTACAGAAAAAGAAAAAGTAAAAAACTTTGAAAATGGAAAAGTATTTGATATACCAAATATAAGAGTATAA
- the pnuC gene encoding nicotinamide riboside transporter PnuC, which produces MKNFIKNELQNWKAIEIVWIIIASSIILSLSIYWKENIIGIISSISGILCVILTGKGKLSSYIFGMINTILYSYIAFNAKYYGEFMLNIFYYIPMNIVGFVLWSRNINNESKEVIKTKLDNKYKIIIFALSFVSIFIYGLILKKLGGSLPFVDSASTVFAVTAQILCVKRCTEQWIMWILVNILNISIWYINFSSGGDNIATLLMWSVYLVNALFMFIKWYRESNKKIIRSFYV; this is translated from the coding sequence ATAAAAAACTTTATAAAAAATGAACTTCAAAATTGGAAAGCTATAGAAATTGTATGGATTATAATTGCAAGCAGTATAATATTATCACTTTCTATATATTGGAAAGAAAATATTATCGGTATAATATCTTCAATAAGCGGTATATTATGTGTAATTCTCACAGGTAAAGGAAAATTATCTTCATATATATTTGGAATGATTAATACTATTCTTTATTCATATATTGCTTTTAATGCTAAATATTACGGCGAGTTTATGCTTAATATCTTCTATTATATACCTATGAATATAGTTGGCTTTGTATTATGGAGCAGAAATATAAATAATGAAAGCAAAGAAGTTATAAAAACAAAATTGGATAATAAATATAAAATTATAATATTTGCTTTGTCTTTTGTATCAATATTTATTTACGGACTAATATTAAAAAAATTAGGAGGATCTCTTCCTTTTGTTGATAGTGCAAGTACAGTATTTGCTGTAACTGCTCAGATTCTATGTGTAAAAAGATGTACTGAACAATGGATAATGTGGATACTTGTAAACATTCTAAATATTTCTATATGGTATATTAATTTCTCAAGCGGAGGAGATAATATAGCAACTCTTCTTATGTGGAGCGTTTATTTGGTTAATGCCTTGTTTATGTTTATAAAATGGTATAGAGAATCTAATAAAAAAATAATTCGGAGTTTTTATGTATAA
- the metK gene encoding methionine adenosyltransferase: protein MAEIKNYYFSSESVTEGHPDKICDAVSDAVLDECLKQDPNSRVACETLAKTGMIMIAGEITTKAKLDYQKIARDTVRRIGYTSSDMGFDADTCAVMESIAEQSPDIDMGVSAGKGLFNSESSNVSEGAGDQGIMFGYAINETETFMPLTIHLAHRLAERLTKVRKDKVVDYLRPDGKSQVTVEYKDGKAARIEAVVISTQHAAGVDHKQIEADIKKYVINEICPANMLDSNTKYYINPTGSFVVGGPMGDCGLTGRKIIVDSYGGHGAHGGGAFSGKDPTKVDRSACYMARYVAKNIVASGIADRALVQFAYAIGVPEPLSVYVNTFGTAKVHDEVLANIVSKELDLTPAGIIKRLDLRRPIYEKTTAYGHFGRELPEFTWEKTDIKDLFANAK, encoded by the coding sequence ATGGCAGAGATAAAGAATTATTATTTCTCTTCTGAGTCGGTAACAGAAGGCCATCCTGATAAGATCTGCGATGCTGTAAGCGATGCAGTCTTAGACGAATGTTTAAAACAAGATCCTAATTCTAGAGTTGCATGTGAAACTTTGGCAAAAACTGGAATGATCATGATTGCCGGAGAAATCACTACAAAAGCTAAATTGGATTATCAAAAAATCGCTAGAGATACCGTAAGGCGAATAGGATACACAAGCAGCGATATGGGTTTTGACGCTGATACTTGTGCAGTTATGGAGTCTATTGCAGAACAGTCTCCAGATATAGATATGGGAGTTAGTGCGGGAAAAGGATTATTTAATTCTGAATCATCAAATGTTTCTGAAGGTGCAGGCGACCAGGGTATAATGTTCGGTTATGCTATAAATGAAACTGAAACATTTATGCCTTTAACTATACATTTAGCTCATAGATTAGCAGAACGTTTAACTAAAGTAAGAAAAGACAAAGTAGTTGACTATTTAAGACCAGACGGAAAAAGTCAGGTTACTGTTGAATATAAAGACGGTAAAGCTGCAAGAATAGAAGCTGTTGTTATTTCTACTCAGCATGCTGCAGGTGTTGATCATAAGCAGATAGAAGCTGACATTAAAAAATATGTTATTAACGAAATATGCCCGGCTAATATGCTTGATTCAAACACAAAATATTATATTAACCCAACAGGTTCATTCGTAGTTGGCGGACCTATGGGAGACTGCGGATTAACAGGAAGAAAAATCATTGTAGACAGTTACGGCGGACATGGTGCACATGGCGGCGGAGCTTTCTCTGGTAAAGATCCTACAAAAGTAGACAGAAGTGCTTGTTATATGGCTAGATACGTTGCTAAAAACATTGTTGCTTCTGGTATAGCTGACAGAGCATTAGTACAGTTTGCTTATGCAATTGGTGTTCCTGAGCCTTTATCTGTATATGTTAATACTTTCGGTACAGCAAAAGTACATGATGAAGTATTAGCTAATATAGTTTCTAAAGAGCTTGATTTAACTCCTGCAGGTATAATCAAAAGATTAGATTTAAGAAGACCTATTTACGAAAAGACTACAGCTTATGGTCACTTCGGAAGAGAGCTTCCAGAGTTTACTTGGGAAAAAACAGATATAAAAGATTTGTTTGCTAATGCTAAATAA